Within the Sulfitobacter sp. JL08 genome, the region GGATCGACAGCAGAACGGTATAGACCAGAATATGCGTGCGCGTTGCGCGCCGTCCGTGTGTCACCGTCAGCATGGGCACGCCCGCATCGTCGTAATCCGAGCGCATGAACAGCGCCAGCGCCCAGAAATGTGGCGGCGTCCACATGAAAATCAGCGCGAACATCAGCCACGGTTCGACAGCCATTGACCCGGTGGCGCAGACCCAGCCGATCACCGGCGGAAACGCCCCCGCGGCGCCGCCGATCACGATGTTCTGCGGTGTCGAACGTTTCAGCCACATCGTGTAGATGACGGCATAAAAGAAAATGGTGAACGCCAGAAACGCCGCCGCCAGAAGATTTGCGGCAAGCCCCAGCATCATCACGGCAAGACCCGACAGCGCCAGACCGATGGCCCGCGCTTCGCCCGGTTCCACTTTGCCAGCGGGAACGGGGCGGTTGGCTGTCCGGCGCATCACGGCGTCGATATCCGCATCCCACCACATATTCAGCGCACCCGATGCCCCTGCCCCAACCGCGATAAACAGGATCGACGAGAAGGCAATCATCGGATGCACCTGCACCGGCGCGGCGAGCAGACCGACCAGAGCAGTAAAGACCACAAGCTGCATGACACGGGGCTTCAACAGCGCAAAATAATCGCCAAACGACGCCTCGCCCGGGTGGGCTGTGTCTTTTGTGTTGATGCTTGCATCACTCATCAGGCAGGTCCGATCATCAGGTAAATCGCGGGGCAAAGACCGCCCCGCTGATCCGAAGGTCAGTTAGACGCGACAGTGATCGCGCGCGGCACGCCGGCATATTCGTCGATCGCGCCGTCCAGCCATTCCTGATAGGCCTCTTCGCTGACCACTTTGACCGTGATCGGCATATAGGCGTGATCCTTGCCGCACAGTTCAGAGCACTGGCCGAAATAGATGCCTTCCTTGTCGGCGGCGAACCAAAGTTCGGCCAGTCGACCGGGTACACCATCCTGTTTCACGCCAAAGGCGGGGATCGTCCAGGAATGGATCACGTCGGCGCCTGTGACCTGCATCACAACGGTTTTGCCCACCGGCACGACAACGGCCGTATCCGTCGCCAGCAGGTATTCGTCATCACTGTAGCCATATTCAGCAAGAGAGGCGCGATCCAGCATGAAGCTTTCAAAGCCGAATTCGTGATCGACATATTCATAGCCCCAATACCACTGGTAGCCGGTGACTTTGATGGTCACGTCTGCCTCGGGGATTTCCTGTTGCTTGAACAGGATCGGCAGCGACCATGCGCCGATGGCCACAAGGATAAAGACCGGGATGATCGTCCAGGCGATCTCGACCGGGGTGTGGTGGGTAAAGGTTTTTGGCGTCGGGTTTGATTTGCGGTTGAACCGCACCATCGCGTAGATCATCAACGCCGTCACGAAAACCGTAATCGCGGTAATAACGACCAGAATCATGCCGTCCAGCCATTGCAGATCCCGCGCCAGTTCGCTGGCCGCAGGCTGGAACCCCATTTTACCGTCGACCGGCGCGCCGATAATCTCAAGACCTTCCTGAGCGAAGGCGGGAAGAGTGGAAAGGCCGGCAAACAGGCCGGTAAGCATGGCTAGGTTTTTCATCTTTGTTCCTGATCAGTTGATCACTGTTGGTCGCATTATTATATCGGTCAAGGCATCAGTTCCACGCGTCAGTTTACCCCCGCGATGATTGCCCGTTGTCTTGTTCATGCTTACAATCATATTCTGATGCACAGATAAAGCCATAAGCTTGCGTCAAACAGACGCTATTTTCATCCCTCCAAAACGACAGGGCAGCCTTGAAATGCAGGATACCCCGATGAAAAACGACAAAAATGCTGCAAAGGCGGATGTGTTTGCCCCGTTTGAGACCGCGTTGGACCGCGACGAGGCGCTGGGTATTTTGCGCGATGCAACACAAGGCGCCGACG harbors:
- the cyoE gene encoding heme o synthase, whose product is MSDASINTKDTAHPGEASFGDYFALLKPRVMQLVVFTALVGLLAAPVQVHPMIAFSSILFIAVGAGASGALNMWWDADIDAVMRRTANRPVPAGKVEPGEARAIGLALSGLAVMMLGLAANLLAAAFLAFTIFFYAVIYTMWLKRSTPQNIVIGGAAGAFPPVIGWVCATGSMAVEPWLMFALIFMWTPPHFWALALFMRSDYDDAGVPMLTVTHGRRATRTHILVYTVLLSILAVGTGFSAIGGPIYLSVALVLNLLFLRGAVQIWRRDETQSEADNFAVERKFFRLSLWYLFAHFVAILLEAALAPFGLGGWG
- the coxB gene encoding cytochrome c oxidase subunit II, translating into MKNLAMLTGLFAGLSTLPAFAQEGLEIIGAPVDGKMGFQPAASELARDLQWLDGMILVVITAITVFVTALMIYAMVRFNRKSNPTPKTFTHHTPVEIAWTIIPVFILVAIGAWSLPILFKQQEIPEADVTIKVTGYQWYWGYEYVDHEFGFESFMLDRASLAEYGYSDDEYLLATDTAVVVPVGKTVVMQVTGADVIHSWTIPAFGVKQDGVPGRLAELWFAADKEGIYFGQCSELCGKDHAYMPITVKVVSEEAYQEWLDGAIDEYAGVPRAITVASN